The following nucleotide sequence is from Microbacterium imperiale.
GCGCCGATCGCGGTGTCGGACAGCGGCGCGATCGCCGCCTTCCAGGTCATCCCGACCGAGGGGCCGAGCAGCGTCGCCACCGAGGATCTCGTGCGCGACCTGCGCTCGCTGCCCCCGGTCGACGGCGAGTACGCCCTCGGGGTGGCCGGTCAGGCCGCCATCAACATCGACATCTCGGAGGGACTTGTCGGCATCCTGCCGATCTACCTCGCCGTCGTGGTCGGGCTGTCGCTGGTCATCATGATCGTCGTGTTCCGCTCGCTCGTCGTGCCGCTGATCGCGACCGGCGGCTTCATCCTGTCGCTGTTCGCCACCTACGGCGCCGTCGTCGCGGTGTTCCAGTGGGGCTGGGGCGCCGAGCTGATCGGGCTGCACACGACGGGGCCGATCCTGAACTTCCTGCCGGTGATCCTCGTCGGCATCCTGTTCGGGCTCGCGATGGACTACCAGCTGTTCCTCGCATCGGGCATGCGCGAAGCGTACGTCCACGGGTCGGATGCGCGCTTGGCGGTGATGCAGGGCTTCCGCGCCGGCCGGTCGGTCGTGATCGCGGCGGCGCTGATCATGGTGTCGGTGTTCGGCGGATTCATCTTCGCCGAGGCGACGATCATCCGCTCGATGGGATTCGGCCTGGCCTTCGGCATCCTCGTCGACGCCCTCGTCGTGCGGATGCTGCTGATGCCGGCGCTCATGCACCTGATCGGGCGCGGTGCGTGGTGGCTGCCGCGCTGGCTCGACCGCATCCTGCCGGATGTCGACGTCGAGGGCGCCAAGCTCGAGCGCACTCACCCGCACGTCTGAGTGCGGCGGCCGGGGCCGGTCAGAACGCGTCGAGGTCGGCGCGCAGGCCCCGGCCGGTGTACTCCGACCGCAGGATGCCGCGCCGGCGCAGCACCGGGACGAGCTCGTCGAGCGCGCGGTGCAGGGTCACGGGGTGCAGGTCGCCCGAGAAGATCAATCCGTCGTTGTCGGCGTCGTCGCCGAGCGCCTGGATGACGTCGGCGATCTCCTCGGCTGTGCCGACCGTTCCGCCGGCGCCGTCCGTCACGCGGCCCAGCCGCGCCTTGCCGGCGAGGATGTCGCGCAGCGGTGCCTCCGAGAAGTCAGAGAAGCGACCGAGCAGCCCCCGGATGGTGCCCTTCGAGACGTGATCGCCGAAGATCGCCGGATCGAGCGGACGGTCGAGGTGGAGCGACGTCAGATCGGTCTCGAGGTCGCTCGACCACGCCTCGGCGACCTCGCGCAGCGTGGCCTCGTCGGGATGACGCGAGGCCGCGACGAGGCGATCGGCCTCGTCCGTCGAGCTCGCGACGATCGGCTTGAAGACGAAGAAGGTCTTGATCGCGTCGGCGTCGCGTCCCGCCGCCAGCGCCGCCTCGCGCACGCGGGCGCGGTAGGCGCGGATGCTCGCGGGGTCGAGGTTCGACAGGGCGAGCTGGATCTCGGAGTTCGCGCCGGCGAACCCGATGCCACGGGGCGAGCCTCCCGGTGAGGCGACGACGGGGTCGCCGGCTGGCAGCGGCTCGGCGTTGAGCGGCCCATCGAACGAGAAGTACTCGCCGCGATGCTGCACGGCGCGGATCTTGGAGCCGTCCGCGTAGATCTCCGTCTCACGGTCGGCGATGAGGGCGCCCTCGTCCCAGCTGTGCCAGAGCAGTCGCAGCGCGTTGAGCCATTCCTGCGCGCGGTCGTAGGCGGCGTCGTGACCGAGGCGCTCGGTGCCGAAGTGGTGCGCCGAGCCGACGTCGGTGACGACGTTCAACCCGAGCCGGCTGCCGCTGAGGTGCTGCAGCGACGCGAACTGGCGCGCGGCGAGGTACGGCGGCCAGGCGGCCGGATTCACCGTGGGGATGACGCCGAGGTGCTGCGTCGCCGCGAACAGATACGGGGCGAGCGTCCACGGGTCGTGCTTGGGACCGCCGTACGCCTTGCGCACGCGCAGGTTCAGCGTCTCGGGCGTGATGCCGATCGAGAGGGCGTCCTCGATCAGCACGAAGTCGAACCCCGCGCGCTCGAGCTCGCGGGCCGACTGCTGGTACAGGTCGGGCCGCTGCCACGCCCAGTCCCACCGCTGGTAGGGGCGCGCCCAGCCGTGCGGGCCGAACCCGCGCGAAAGGAACCATCCGAAGTGCTGCGCCCGCGTCATGCCGGCACCGCCTCGAGCTGGCGAGTCGGCGCGGCCGGTGCGGCCGGCGCGGCCGTTGCGGCGGCGGCGAGGCCGCGCTGCAGGTCCGCGATGAGGTCCGCGGCGTCCTCCAGTCCGACCGACAGCCGCAGGAGCCCCGGGCCGATACCGATGCGCTCCAGCTCGTCGTCGGCGCGCTGGGCGTGGGTCGTGGACGCCGGATGCAGCACGAGCGAGCGCACGTCCCCGAGGTGCGTCATGGGGGTGAACAGGCGCACGGCGTCGGTGAAGGCCGCGGCGGCGGCGCGCCCGCCGGCCAGGGTGAACGAGAACAGCGCACCCTGACCGCGGGGCAGCAAGCGGACGGCGACGTCGTGATCGGGGTGCGAGGGCAGACCGCTGTAATCCACGCCGACGACTTGGGGGCGGCCCTCGAGCCACGCAGCCAGCTGCGCCGCCGTCGCCGACTGGCGCTCGACGCGCAGCGACAGCGTCTCGATGCCCTGCAGCAGCAGGAAGGCGTTGAGGGGCGACGGCGCGGGACCGAAGCGCATCGCGACGCGACGGGCGGCGCTGAGGAAAGCCCGCTCACCGGAGCGCTCGACGAAGGTGCGCCCGTCGGCGCCGCGCTCGCCGGCGATCTGGCGGAACCGTCCGGGCACCGCATCCCAGGGGAAGCGCCCGCCGTCGACGACGACACCGCCGAGGGCCGTGCCGTGCCCAGCGAGGAACTTCGACGCCGAGTGCACGACGATGTCGGCCCCCAGCTCGAGCGGTCGCAGCAGGTACGGCGTCGCGAGCGTCGAGTCGACGATGAGGGGGATGCCGTGGCGGTGGGCGATCGCCGCGACGGCGGGCACATCGAGCACGCCGCCCCGCGGATTCGCGATGGACTCCGCGACGAGGGCCCGGGTGCGCGGTCCGATCGCCGCTTCCCAGGCGTCGGGATCGCGCGGGTCGGCCACGAAGTCCGTCGTGATGCCGAGACGGCCGAGGTCGGAGCGCAGGAGCTCGCGCGTGCCCTCGTAGATGCCCGACGCCGCGACGACGTGGTCGCCCGCCTCGAGGATCGTCAGCAGCGCCGTCGTGGTCGCGGCCTGGCCGCTGCCCACCAGCAGCGCGCCGACGCCGCCCTCGAGGTCGGCGATGCGGCGCTCCGCCGCGGCGGCGGTCGGGTTGCCGACGCGGGTGTAGCTGTAGCCGGTCTCGGGGTCGGCGAAGCGCGCCTCGCCGTCGCCGAGGTCGTCGAACTCGAAGCCCGCGGTCAGGTAGATGGGCGTCGCGCGGGCGCCGTGCGCGTCGAAGCCGCGGGCGCCGGCGTGCAGCTGACGCGTCGCGAAGGCGAGGGGCGCGTCGGGGGTCTCGGGTGCGGACATGGCCGAAACTGTACGGCTCAAGCCGCGCGACACGGGGCGTCGTCGTCACGGAGGGTCACGCGGGCCGGGGCCCCGCGGCATCCGTGTGTCGTCGTGTGTCGTGATGTGTGCTCGCGTTTCCGCGTGTTTCGCCGGGGGAGGACGCCTGCGCGGGCGCTGATGACCATGGGAGCATGTCCCCC
It contains:
- a CDS encoding NtaA/DmoA family FMN-dependent monooxygenase (This protein belongs to a clade of FMN-dependent monooxygenases, within a broader family of flavin-dependent oxidoreductases, the luciferase-like monooxygenase (LMM) family, some of whose members use coenzyme F420 rather than FMN.); translated protein: MTRAQHFGWFLSRGFGPHGWARPYQRWDWAWQRPDLYQQSARELERAGFDFVLIEDALSIGITPETLNLRVRKAYGGPKHDPWTLAPYLFAATQHLGVIPTVNPAAWPPYLAARQFASLQHLSGSRLGLNVVTDVGSAHHFGTERLGHDAAYDRAQEWLNALRLLWHSWDEGALIADRETEIYADGSKIRAVQHRGEYFSFDGPLNAEPLPAGDPVVASPGGSPRGIGFAGANSEIQLALSNLDPASIRAYRARVREAALAAGRDADAIKTFFVFKPIVASSTDEADRLVAASRHPDEATLREVAEAWSSDLETDLTSLHLDRPLDPAIFGDHVSKGTIRGLLGRFSDFSEAPLRDILAGKARLGRVTDGAGGTVGTAEEIADVIQALGDDADNDGLIFSGDLHPVTLHRALDELVPVLRRRGILRSEYTGRGLRADLDAF
- a CDS encoding O-acetylhomoserine aminocarboxypropyltransferase/cysteine synthase family protein, which codes for MSAPETPDAPLAFATRQLHAGARGFDAHGARATPIYLTAGFEFDDLGDGEARFADPETGYSYTRVGNPTAAAAERRIADLEGGVGALLVGSGQAATTTALLTILEAGDHVVAASGIYEGTRELLRSDLGRLGITTDFVADPRDPDAWEAAIGPRTRALVAESIANPRGGVLDVPAVAAIAHRHGIPLIVDSTLATPYLLRPLELGADIVVHSASKFLAGHGTALGGVVVDGGRFPWDAVPGRFRQIAGERGADGRTFVERSGERAFLSAARRVAMRFGPAPSPLNAFLLLQGIETLSLRVERQSATAAQLAAWLEGRPQVVGVDYSGLPSHPDHDVAVRLLPRGQGALFSFTLAGGRAAAAAFTDAVRLFTPMTHLGDVRSLVLHPASTTHAQRADDELERIGIGPGLLRLSVGLEDAADLIADLQRGLAAAATAAPAAPAAPTRQLEAVPA